The Thioalkalivibrio thiocyanodenitrificans ARhD 1 genome window below encodes:
- a CDS encoding circularly permuted type 2 ATP-grasp protein, with product MLHDRYAPPEGVYDELCQSPGSPRPHWAGVMESMDAVGRDGLLARAAEARRLLRENGVTYNVYSDPQGTERPWPLDPVPLLMDSSEWAGIETGLVQRAELLNLVLKDLYGPRNLLRQGILPPELVFGQRSFLHACDGLPLPDHALTLYASDLARGPDGQMWVLGDRTQAPSGAGYALENRVVLSRVFPSLYRQAGVHRLTGFFQALRTRLAALSPRQDTEPRVVLLSPGPLNETWFEHVYLAGYLGYTLVQGEDLIFSGGRVWLRSLSGPEPVDVILRRVDDLFCDPLELQQDSRLGVAGLVEAVRRGRAAVANPLGSGLLESPVLSVFLPAIGRYFLGQEPQLPSVTTWWCGERQGREHVLAHLDRLVVRTVDGRGEGGRPVFGALLSAAELEALRARVRARPERYVGQEQIALSTAPVLAGNGVFEARHAAVRAFLCAREDDYVVMPGGLTRVAGRAGDMVVSNQEGGLSKDTWVLSSEPEPVSGPLTAIPEGPVAGMQASLPSRVAENLFWMGRYAERAEGTVRLLRSVFKRRRLARELSAPYEQAALEALLRSLTHLTTCYPGFVGQGAQARLEAPEAELRALITDPERPGTLRYTLNALFQSAYALRDRVSGDSWRVLAALRDQSRSLVCAPGSDPEELRDPLDEVITRLLALAGLAQESTLRQTGWLFLDTGRRLERAQLSVNLLRATLVAGHEFTTEGLLMEAVLAWGESLAAYRTGHRSAPEMRRVLDLMLLEVTNPRALVFQLERLEEHARALPDTAGDGRLSPVTRPLTEALMSLRLADTGALCRVTADSGMRGELDQLLARQSHLLHQAAEALVARYFAFAHSQHPLDPGGDA from the coding sequence TTGCTGCATGACCGCTACGCACCCCCGGAGGGGGTGTATGACGAGTTGTGCCAGTCGCCGGGGTCGCCCAGGCCGCACTGGGCCGGCGTGATGGAGTCCATGGACGCGGTGGGGCGGGACGGGCTGCTGGCGCGGGCGGCAGAGGCGCGGCGGTTGCTGCGCGAGAACGGGGTCACCTACAACGTCTATTCGGATCCGCAGGGCACGGAGCGGCCCTGGCCCCTGGACCCGGTACCGCTGCTCATGGACAGCAGCGAGTGGGCGGGCATCGAGACCGGGCTCGTCCAGAGGGCGGAACTTCTGAACCTGGTGCTCAAGGACCTTTACGGGCCCCGGAACCTCCTCCGGCAGGGCATCCTGCCTCCGGAACTGGTGTTCGGCCAGCGCAGTTTCCTCCATGCCTGTGACGGCCTCCCGTTGCCGGACCATGCGCTGACCCTGTATGCCTCGGATCTGGCCCGGGGACCGGACGGGCAGATGTGGGTGCTGGGTGACCGCACCCAGGCGCCCTCCGGGGCGGGCTATGCCCTGGAGAACCGGGTGGTGCTTTCGCGGGTCTTCCCGAGCCTGTACCGTCAGGCCGGCGTGCACCGCCTGACGGGTTTCTTCCAGGCCCTGCGCACGCGCCTGGCGGCGCTGTCGCCCCGGCAGGACACGGAACCCCGGGTGGTGCTGCTCTCCCCGGGCCCCCTCAACGAAACCTGGTTCGAGCATGTCTACCTGGCCGGTTACCTGGGCTACACCCTGGTCCAGGGGGAGGACCTGATCTTCTCCGGCGGCCGGGTCTGGCTGCGTTCCCTGAGCGGGCCGGAGCCGGTGGACGTGATCCTGCGCCGGGTGGATGACCTGTTCTGCGATCCGCTGGAACTTCAGCAGGATTCCCGCCTGGGCGTGGCCGGTCTGGTGGAGGCGGTGCGCCGGGGCCGGGCGGCGGTGGCCAATCCCCTGGGCAGCGGCCTGCTGGAATCGCCGGTGCTGTCCGTGTTTTTGCCCGCGATCGGCCGCTATTTCCTGGGCCAGGAGCCGCAGCTCCCCTCGGTGACCACCTGGTGGTGCGGCGAAAGGCAGGGACGGGAGCACGTGCTGGCCCATCTTGACCGGCTGGTGGTGCGCACCGTGGATGGCAGGGGGGAGGGTGGCCGTCCCGTGTTCGGTGCACTGCTGTCCGCGGCCGAACTGGAGGCGCTCAGGGCACGCGTCCGTGCCCGTCCCGAGCGCTACGTCGGCCAGGAGCAGATCGCGCTGTCCACCGCGCCTGTGCTGGCCGGAAACGGCGTGTTCGAGGCGCGTCATGCCGCCGTGCGCGCTTTCCTTTGCGCACGGGAGGACGACTACGTGGTCATGCCCGGCGGGCTGACGCGCGTGGCGGGCCGGGCAGGGGATATGGTGGTCTCCAACCAGGAGGGGGGCCTGAGCAAGGACACCTGGGTGCTGTCCTCGGAGCCCGAACCGGTGAGCGGTCCGTTGACCGCGATTCCCGAGGGTCCGGTGGCGGGCATGCAGGCGTCCCTGCCGAGCCGTGTGGCCGAGAACCTCTTCTGGATGGGCCGCTATGCCGAGCGCGCCGAAGGCACCGTGCGGCTCCTGCGCAGTGTCTTCAAGCGCCGCCGGCTGGCCCGTGAATTGTCGGCACCTTACGAGCAGGCGGCGCTGGAGGCGCTGCTGCGCAGCCTGACCCACCTGACGACCTGTTACCCGGGCTTCGTCGGCCAGGGCGCGCAGGCGCGGCTTGAGGCGCCGGAGGCGGAGCTCCGTGCGCTGATCACGGACCCGGAGCGTCCCGGTACCCTGCGTTATACGCTCAACGCCCTGTTCCAGTCCGCCTATGCGCTGCGGGACCGGGTCTCGGGGGATTCCTGGCGCGTGCTGGCGGCCCTGCGCGACCAGAGCCGAAGCCTGGTGTGCGCACCGGGCAGCGATCCGGAGGAACTGCGCGATCCCCTGGACGAGGTGATCACGAGGCTGCTGGCCCTGGCCGGTCTGGCCCAGGAGAGCACCCTGCGCCAGACCGGCTGGCTGTTCCTGGACACGGGACGGCGCCTGGAACGCGCCCAGCTGTCCGTGAACCTGTTGCGGGCCACCCTCGTGGCGGGGCACGAATTCACCACGGAGGGGCTGCTCATGGAGGCGGTGCTGGCCTGGGGCGAGAGCCTGGCCGCCTACCGGACCGGGCACCGGTCGGCGCCGGAGATGCGCCGCGTGCTGGACCTGATGCTGCTGGAGGTCACCAATCCGCGGGCGCTCGTGTTCCAGCTTGAGCGGCTGGAGGAACATGCCCGGGCCCTGCCGGATACGGCCGGCGACGGGCGGCTTTCGCCCGTGACCCGGCCCCTGACGGAGGCCCTGATGTCTCTGCGTCTGGCCGACACCGGGGCCTTGTGCCGGGTGACGGCCGACAGCGGCATGCGCGGCGAACTGGACCAGCTGCTGGCACGCCAGAGTCACCTGTTGCACCAGGCGGCCGAGGCCCTTGTGGCCCGGTACTTTGCCTTTGCCCACAGTCAGCATCCGCTGGATCCCGGGGGTGATGCGTGA
- a CDS encoding transglutaminase family protein yields the protein MRYHIRHVTEYRYPERVGLCHNVTRLTPRATPRQRCVLASVTCDPVPAYWSDREDFFGNRVNFLTIEQPHTVFRVVADSQVEILTAPDELDLQRDTPWDEVRDCLDSGVSGAVLDARLYRLWSPRIPALPELIDYARPSFEPGRPLREAVSDLMARIHGDFDYDPGFTTVSTPLATVLEHRKGVCQDFAHLAIGCLRAMGLATRYVSGYLETRPPPGQERLQGADASHAWFAVFDPGQGWLEFDPTNNVIPMERHITLAWGRDYTDVSPLKGVLFGGGESHGLTVAVDVVAEVGSENREVGR from the coding sequence GTGAGATATCACATCCGCCATGTCACCGAGTACCGCTATCCGGAGCGGGTGGGCCTGTGCCATAACGTGACCCGCCTGACCCCCCGGGCGACGCCCCGGCAGCGGTGTGTGCTGGCATCGGTCACCTGTGATCCGGTGCCCGCCTACTGGAGCGACCGTGAGGATTTCTTCGGCAACCGGGTCAATTTTCTCACCATCGAGCAGCCGCACACGGTGTTCCGGGTGGTGGCCGACAGCCAGGTGGAGATCCTGACGGCCCCGGATGAACTGGATCTGCAGCGCGACACCCCGTGGGACGAGGTCCGTGATTGCCTGGATTCCGGGGTCTCCGGGGCGGTGCTGGACGCCCGGCTCTACCGGCTCTGGTCCCCCCGCATCCCGGCGCTGCCGGAACTGATCGACTATGCCCGGCCTTCCTTCGAGCCGGGGCGTCCCCTGCGGGAGGCGGTGTCCGATCTCATGGCCCGTATCCACGGGGACTTCGACTACGATCCGGGTTTCACCACGGTCAGCACCCCGCTCGCCACGGTGCTCGAGCATCGCAAGGGGGTCTGTCAGGACTTCGCCCACCTCGCCATCGGCTGCCTGCGTGCCATGGGGCTGGCCACCCGCTATGTGAGCGGCTACCTGGAGACGCGCCCCCCGCCGGGACAGGAAAGGCTGCAGGGCGCGGATGCCTCGCACGCATGGTTCGCGGTGTTCGACCCGGGTCAGGGCTGGCTGGAATTCGATCCCACCAACAACGTGATCCCCATGGAGCGCCACATTACCCTGGCCTGGGGACGCGACTACACGGACGTGTCACCGCTCAAGGGCGTGCTGTTCGGCGGCGGCGAGAGCCACGGGCTGACGGTGGCGGTGGACGTGGTCGCCGAGGTGGGAAGTGAGAATCGGGAAGTGGGAAGATAA
- a CDS encoding proteasome-type protease, with protein MTYCVAIALDEGLVFASDSRTNAGADQISTYSKMHTFDTEGERVFVLLAAGNLATTQAVLNQLKRDMDDGAGESLNTVQHLSEAAAYLGRLNREEQEKHTGALSRAEFNPDATFILGGQIEKGPLEIFLVYPQGNYITTSPHTPFLQIGESKYGKPVLDRIITPSTPLGDAARCALVSIDSTMQSNVTVGPPIEVLVYEKDSLAFEHYLCLENDDAYLQTLKRAWDENIRKAFQDLPRFDWESARDRKRRGTQVSGRKKAARKKREK; from the coding sequence ATGACCTACTGCGTCGCCATCGCTCTGGACGAGGGGCTGGTCTTTGCGTCCGACTCGCGCACCAATGCCGGTGCCGATCAGATCAGCACCTACAGCAAGATGCACACCTTCGACACGGAGGGGGAGCGGGTATTCGTGCTGCTGGCGGCCGGCAATCTGGCCACCACCCAGGCGGTACTCAACCAGCTCAAGCGCGACATGGACGACGGTGCCGGGGAAAGCCTCAACACCGTGCAGCACCTGTCCGAGGCGGCCGCCTACCTGGGCCGGCTGAACCGGGAAGAGCAGGAAAAGCACACGGGCGCCCTGTCCCGTGCCGAGTTCAATCCGGACGCGACATTCATCCTGGGCGGACAGATCGAGAAGGGTCCGCTGGAGATCTTTCTGGTCTATCCCCAGGGCAACTACATCACCACCTCACCCCACACGCCGTTCCTTCAGATCGGCGAGAGCAAGTACGGCAAGCCCGTGCTGGACCGCATCATCACGCCGTCCACCCCCCTGGGGGATGCCGCCCGCTGCGCCCTGGTGTCCATCGACTCCACCATGCAGTCCAACGTCACCGTGGGCCCGCCCATCGAGGTGCTGGTCTACGAAAAGGATAGCCTCGCCTTCGAGCACTATCTGTGCCTGGAGAACGATGACGCGTACCTACAGACCCTCAAGCGCGCCTGGGACGAGAACATCAGGAAGGCCTTCCAGGACCTGCCCCGTTTCGACTGGGAATCCGCCCGCGACCGAAAACGCCGCGGCACCCAGGTAAGCGGGCGCAAGAAGGCGGCCAGAAAGAAAAGGGAGAAGTGA
- the acs gene encoding acetate--CoA ligase, which yields MSEVKVHEVPGDLAKTAHVNAPQYQEMYQRSVQDPEGFWAEQAEKYVTWFRKWDKVADWSFSGDVHIRWFEGGKLNVSYNCLDRHLDTRGDQPAIIWEGDDPGEDRTITYRELHDEVCRFSNVLKSRGVKKGDRVSIYMPMIPEAAVAMLACARVGAIHSVVFGGFSPDALRDRIQDSDCQVVITADQSLRGGKKVPLKKNADKAIAQCPNVHTCIVVKRGGEAVEWQDDRDIWYHEAMKEASADCPPEEMDAEDPLFILYTSGSTGKPKGVLHTTGGYLLQAAMTHKLVFDYQDGEMYWCTADVGWVTGHTYIVYGPLANGARSLMFEGIPTYPDTGRFWQVCDKHKVATFYTAPTAIRMLMGAGDDFVRKHSRSSLRLLGTVGEPINPEAWEWYYNVVGDARCPIVDTWWQTETGAHMITPLPGATRLKAGSATFPFFGVQPVLLDDQGKEITGNPAAGNLCIKAPWPSMMRTVYGDHDRFIETYFKLYPGYYFSGDGARRDEEGYYWITGRVDDVLNVSGHRLGTAEIESALVLHPKVAEAAVVGYPHEITGQGIYAYVTLMAGEEGSDDLKKELVNLVREEIGPIAKVNLLQFAPGLPKTRSGKIMRRILRKIAADELDNLGDTSTLADPGVVDNLIENRLNR from the coding sequence ATGTCTGAAGTCAAAGTCCACGAGGTCCCCGGGGATCTCGCCAAAACCGCACACGTGAACGCCCCGCAATACCAGGAGATGTACCAGCGCTCGGTGCAGGACCCGGAGGGGTTCTGGGCCGAACAGGCGGAGAAGTACGTCACCTGGTTCAGGAAATGGGACAAGGTGGCGGACTGGTCCTTCAGCGGCGATGTCCACATCCGCTGGTTCGAAGGGGGCAAGCTCAACGTCTCCTACAACTGCCTGGACCGGCATCTGGACACGCGCGGCGATCAGCCTGCCATCATCTGGGAAGGGGACGACCCCGGCGAAGACCGCACGATCACCTACCGGGAACTGCACGACGAGGTCTGCCGCTTCAGCAACGTGCTCAAGTCCCGGGGCGTGAAGAAGGGCGACCGGGTCTCCATCTACATGCCTATGATCCCCGAGGCCGCCGTGGCCATGCTCGCCTGCGCCCGTGTGGGCGCCATCCACTCGGTGGTGTTCGGCGGCTTCTCGCCCGACGCGCTGCGCGACCGCATCCAGGATTCGGACTGCCAGGTGGTGATCACCGCCGACCAGAGCCTGCGCGGCGGCAAGAAGGTCCCGCTCAAGAAGAACGCCGACAAGGCCATCGCCCAGTGCCCCAACGTGCACACGTGCATCGTGGTCAAGCGCGGCGGCGAAGCGGTGGAATGGCAGGACGACCGGGATATCTGGTACCACGAGGCCATGAAGGAGGCCTCCGCCGACTGCCCCCCCGAGGAGATGGACGCCGAGGACCCGCTGTTCATCCTCTACACCTCCGGCTCCACCGGCAAGCCCAAGGGCGTACTCCACACCACCGGCGGCTACCTGCTGCAGGCGGCCATGACCCACAAGCTGGTGTTCGACTACCAGGACGGCGAGATGTACTGGTGCACCGCCGACGTGGGCTGGGTGACCGGCCATACCTACATCGTCTACGGCCCGCTGGCCAACGGGGCCAGGTCCCTCATGTTCGAGGGCATCCCCACCTATCCGGACACCGGCCGCTTCTGGCAGGTGTGCGACAAGCACAAGGTGGCCACCTTCTATACCGCCCCGACCGCCATCCGCATGCTCATGGGTGCCGGCGACGACTTCGTCAGGAAGCATTCGCGCTCGTCCCTGCGGCTGCTGGGCACCGTGGGCGAACCCATCAACCCGGAGGCCTGGGAGTGGTATTACAACGTGGTGGGCGATGCGCGCTGCCCCATCGTCGACACGTGGTGGCAGACCGAGACCGGCGCCCACATGATCACGCCGCTGCCGGGCGCCACGCGGCTGAAGGCCGGTTCGGCCACCTTCCCCTTCTTCGGCGTGCAGCCCGTGCTGCTGGATGACCAGGGCAAAGAGATCACCGGCAACCCGGCCGCCGGAAATCTCTGCATCAAGGCGCCGTGGCCCAGCATGATGCGCACGGTCTATGGTGACCACGACCGCTTCATCGAGACCTATTTCAAGCTCTATCCGGGCTACTACTTCAGCGGCGACGGCGCGCGCCGTGACGAGGAGGGCTACTACTGGATCACGGGCCGCGTGGACGACGTGCTCAACGTCTCCGGGCATCGCCTGGGCACCGCCGAGATCGAATCCGCCCTGGTGCTGCATCCCAAGGTGGCCGAGGCGGCGGTGGTGGGCTATCCCCACGAGATCACCGGTCAGGGCATCTACGCCTACGTGACGCTCATGGCCGGCGAGGAAGGCAGCGACGACCTCAAGAAGGAGCTGGTCAACCTGGTGCGCGAGGAGATCGGGCCCATCGCCAAGGTCAACCTGCTGCAGTTTGCCCCCGGTCTGCCCAAGACCCGCTCCGGCAAGATCATGCGCCGCATCCTGCGCAAGATCGCGGCCGACGAACTGGACAACCTGGGCGACACCTCCACGCTGGCCGACCCCGGCGTGGTGGACAACCTCATCGAGAACCGTCTGAACAGGTAG
- a CDS encoding sodium:solute symporter family protein yields MAFFSFEGKDFIQNLPKLYGVYTGGFLAFFALMAFFESLGMGPDMIGILFVAFTIAIYALIGVLSRTMQVDAYYVAGRQVPPVFNGMATAADWMSGASFVALAGGVFMGGHGYLAFVVGWTGGYVLVATLMAPYLRKFGCYTVPDFIGTRYGGKTARLCAVLVLVVASFTYVTAQINATGTIAARALNIPFELGVWFGLAGILVCSMLGGMRAVTWTQVAQYIVLIIAYLIPVFWMSIVQGFGPLPQFQYGPAVSRIMELEPLVGVGTLTATDSVPGLATLTTLHATPGEGAMAAWKFITLAMAMMVGTASLPHILMRYFTTPSIRAARSSVAWSLFFIFLLYFTAPALATFSKLQMLDPNLPTAIIGQPIESVMALEWIQRWSAIGMLAIVDSNGDGILQINEFFIRADIIVLATPEMAGLPYVISGLVAAGGLAAAMSTADGLLLAMANAISHDLYYKIIDPKAETRKRLLVARFLLLIIGAGGALVASLQLTGILGAVAWAFCFAMSGLFFPLVLGVWWKRANRQGAVAGMLVGLGVGSWYLYMVYTGAMQPWIGLDHLRFGIVGAPASLIAMIVVSLMTAEPDAEQQAMVDEVRIPSGETIIPSKQ; encoded by the coding sequence ATGGCATTCTTCAGCTTCGAGGGGAAGGATTTCATCCAGAACCTCCCAAAACTGTACGGGGTGTACACGGGGGGATTCCTCGCGTTCTTCGCCCTGATGGCGTTCTTTGAGAGCCTGGGCATGGGCCCCGACATGATCGGTATCCTGTTCGTGGCCTTCACCATCGCCATCTACGCACTCATCGGGGTGCTATCGAGAACCATGCAGGTGGACGCCTACTACGTGGCGGGCCGCCAGGTGCCGCCGGTGTTCAACGGCATGGCGACCGCCGCGGACTGGATGTCCGGCGCCTCGTTCGTGGCGTTGGCCGGCGGCGTGTTCATGGGCGGTCACGGTTATCTCGCCTTCGTGGTGGGGTGGACCGGCGGCTACGTGCTGGTGGCAACCCTCATGGCGCCCTACCTGCGCAAGTTCGGCTGCTACACCGTGCCGGACTTCATCGGCACCCGCTACGGCGGCAAGACCGCGCGGCTCTGTGCCGTGCTGGTACTGGTGGTGGCATCGTTCACCTACGTGACCGCGCAGATCAACGCCACGGGCACCATCGCCGCCCGCGCCCTGAACATCCCGTTCGAGTTGGGTGTGTGGTTCGGTCTGGCCGGCATCCTGGTCTGCTCCATGCTCGGCGGCATGCGCGCGGTGACCTGGACCCAGGTGGCACAGTACATCGTGCTGATCATCGCCTACCTGATCCCGGTGTTCTGGATGTCCATCGTGCAGGGCTTCGGTCCGCTGCCGCAGTTCCAGTACGGACCGGCCGTCTCCCGCATCATGGAGCTGGAGCCGCTGGTCGGCGTGGGTACTCTCACGGCGACGGATTCCGTGCCGGGGCTGGCTACCCTGACGACACTGCATGCCACACCGGGGGAAGGGGCCATGGCGGCCTGGAAGTTCATCACCCTGGCCATGGCCATGATGGTGGGTACGGCCTCGCTGCCGCACATCCTCATGCGCTACTTCACCACGCCGTCGATCCGGGCCGCCCGCAGTTCCGTGGCCTGGTCGCTGTTCTTCATCTTCCTGCTCTACTTCACCGCACCGGCCCTGGCCACGTTCAGCAAGCTGCAGATGCTGGATCCGAACCTGCCCACGGCCATCATCGGTCAGCCTATCGAGTCTGTCATGGCGCTGGAGTGGATCCAGAGATGGTCGGCGATCGGCATGCTGGCGATCGTTGACTCCAACGGCGACGGTATCCTGCAGATCAACGAGTTCTTCATCCGGGCCGATATCATCGTGCTGGCTACGCCTGAAATGGCCGGCCTCCCGTATGTGATCTCCGGTCTCGTTGCTGCGGGTGGTCTGGCTGCCGCCATGTCCACGGCCGACGGTCTGCTGCTGGCCATGGCCAACGCCATCTCCCACGATCTGTACTACAAGATCATCGACCCGAAGGCCGAGACCAGGAAACGCCTGCTGGTCGCCCGCTTCCTGCTGCTGATTATCGGTGCGGGCGGTGCGCTGGTGGCGTCTCTGCAGCTCACGGGTATCCTGGGAGCCGTGGCATGGGCCTTCTGTTTCGCCATGTCCGGGCTGTTCTTCCCACTGGTGCTCGGCGTGTGGTGGAAACGTGCCAACCGGCAAGGTGCCGTCGCGGGCATGCTGGTGGGACTGGGTGTGGGATCCTGGTACCTGTACATGGTCTACACCGGTGCCATGCAGCCCTGGATCGGCCTTGACCACCTGCGCTTCGGTATCGTGGGTGCGCCGGCAAGCCTGATCGCCATGATTGTGGTATCTTTGATGACCGCCGAGCCTGATGCAGAGCAGCAGGCCATGGTCGACGAGGTCCGCATTCCCAGTGGCGAAACCATCATTCCCAGCAAGCAGTAA
- a CDS encoding DUF4212 domain-containing protein, producing MALDIAQRDAYWSRTRNLMIVHLVIWFFFSYIIHAFAVPLNNVSFFGWPLGYYFAAQGSLAIFVIQLFLFNFQQEKINRDFGVAEDVE from the coding sequence ATGGCGCTAGACATCGCACAAAGAGATGCGTACTGGTCGAGGACGAGAAACCTGATGATCGTGCACCTGGTCATCTGGTTCTTCTTCTCGTACATCATTCACGCGTTCGCGGTACCGCTGAACAACGTCAGCTTTTTCGGCTGGCCGTTGGGCTATTACTTCGCCGCGCAGGGATCACTGGCCATCTTCGTGATCCAGCTCTTCCTGTTCAACTTCCAGCAGGAAAAGATCAACCGCGACTTCGGCGTAGCCGAAGACGTGGAATAA
- a CDS encoding 3'-5' exonuclease, producing the protein MSFLHALFQSAPDIDPDLEARVGRWRALPEPAPHIRIDDARFVVIDVETTGLDVHKSELLSVGLVPVYMDGAVLGGLTEILIRRENNGFSKENLVVHGITPTESASGVDTEEALTRVLEHVEKSWLVAFHADFDRAMLGRAVRRHLGVKLSNTFLDMAWLLPGLFTESTKDLQGLDDWLGHFGIPAPARHRASGDALVTAELLLMALAEARRQGIRDVRDLVKLAVAQSKLHGFMRH; encoded by the coding sequence ATGAGCTTCCTGCACGCACTGTTTCAGTCCGCGCCGGACATCGACCCGGACCTCGAGGCCCGGGTCGGCCGGTGGCGTGCCCTGCCTGAACCCGCCCCGCACATCCGCATCGACGATGCGCGCTTCGTGGTGATCGACGTGGAGACCACCGGTCTGGACGTGCACAAGAGCGAGCTGCTGTCCGTCGGGCTGGTGCCCGTGTATATGGACGGTGCCGTCCTGGGCGGGCTCACGGAGATCCTGATACGCCGGGAGAACAACGGCTTCAGCAAGGAGAACCTGGTGGTGCACGGCATCACCCCCACGGAATCGGCCTCCGGCGTGGACACCGAGGAGGCCCTGACCCGGGTGCTTGAGCATGTGGAGAAGTCCTGGCTGGTGGCCTTTCACGCCGACTTCGACCGCGCCATGCTCGGGCGTGCCGTGCGCCGGCACCTGGGCGTAAAGCTCAGCAACACGTTCCTGGACATGGCGTGGCTGCTGCCCGGCCTTTTCACGGAATCGACGAAGGATCTGCAGGGCCTGGACGACTGGCTGGGGCACTTCGGCATCCCGGCGCCCGCCCGGCACCGGGCCTCCGGGGATGCGCTGGTGACCGCGGAACTTCTGCTCATGGCGCTTGCCGAGGCGCGCCGTCAGGGCATCCGGGATGTCAGGGATCTCGTAAAGCTCGCCGTTGCGCAGTCCAAGTTACACGGTTTCATGCGGCATTGA